A genome region from Pseudomonas anguilliseptica includes the following:
- the ctaD gene encoding cytochrome c oxidase subunit I, giving the protein MSAVIDPGHAGHGHAGHDHHHGPAKGLMRWVLTTNHKDIGTMYLWFSFAMFLLGGSMAMVIRAELFQPGLQIVQPEFFNQMTTMHGLIMVFGAVMPAFVGLANWMIPLMIGAPDMALPRMNNFSFWLLPAAFGMLVSTLFMEGGGPNFGWTFYAPLSTTYAPESVTFFIFAVHLMGISSIMGAINVVATILNLRAPGMTLMKMPLFVWTWLITAFLLIAVMPVLAGCVTMMLMDIHFGTSFFSAAGGGDPVLFQHVFWFFGHPEVYIMILPAFGAVSSIIPAFARKPLFGYTSMVYATASIAFLSFIVWAHHMFTVGIPLTGELFFMYATMLIAVPTGVKVFNWASTMWRGSMTFETPMLFSVAFVILFTIGGFSGLMLAIAPADFQYHDTYFVVAHFHYVLVPGAIFGIFASAYYWLPKWTGHMYDETLGKLHFWMSFVGMNLAFFPMHFVGLAGMPRRIPDYNMMFANFNMVSSIGAFMFGATQLLFLFIVIKCIRGGKPAAAKPWDGAEGLEWTVPSPAPYHTFTTPPEVK; this is encoded by the coding sequence ATGAGTGCAGTGATCGATCCGGGCCACGCTGGCCACGGTCATGCCGGACATGACCATCACCACGGCCCGGCCAAGGGCCTGATGCGCTGGGTGTTGACCACCAATCACAAAGATATCGGCACCATGTACCTGTGGTTCAGCTTCGCCATGTTCCTGCTGGGCGGCAGCATGGCCATGGTGATTCGTGCCGAGCTGTTCCAACCCGGCCTGCAGATCGTGCAGCCGGAGTTCTTCAACCAGATGACCACCATGCATGGCCTGATCATGGTCTTCGGTGCGGTGATGCCGGCCTTCGTCGGTCTGGCCAACTGGATGATTCCGCTGATGATTGGCGCGCCGGACATGGCCCTGCCACGGATGAACAACTTCAGTTTCTGGCTGCTGCCGGCCGCCTTTGGCATGTTGGTCAGTACGCTGTTCATGGAGGGTGGCGGGCCGAACTTCGGCTGGACCTTCTATGCGCCGCTGTCGACCACTTACGCGCCGGAGTCGGTGACCTTCTTTATTTTTGCCGTGCACCTGATGGGCATCAGTTCGATCATGGGCGCGATCAACGTGGTCGCCACCATTCTCAACCTGCGCGCCCCCGGCATGACCCTGATGAAGATGCCGCTGTTCGTCTGGACCTGGCTGATCACCGCATTCCTGTTGATCGCGGTGATGCCGGTTCTGGCCGGTTGCGTGACCATGATGCTGATGGACATCCACTTCGGCACCAGCTTCTTTAGCGCTGCAGGTGGCGGTGACCCAGTGCTGTTCCAGCACGTGTTCTGGTTCTTCGGTCATCCCGAGGTGTACATCATGATCCTGCCGGCCTTCGGCGCGGTCAGCTCGATCATTCCTGCCTTCGCCCGCAAGCCCTTGTTTGGCTACACCTCGATGGTCTATGCGACGGCGAGCATCGCCTTTCTGTCGTTTATCGTCTGGGCGCACCACATGTTCACCGTCGGCATTCCGCTGACCGGCGAATTGTTCTTTATGTACGCCACCATGCTGATTGCCGTGCCGACTGGGGTGAAGGTGTTCAACTGGGCCAGCACCATGTGGCGCGGTTCGATGACCTTTGAGACACCGATGCTGTTCTCGGTGGCCTTCGTCATCCTGTTCACCATCGGCGGTTTCTCCGGCCTGATGCTGGCCATTGCCCCGGCGGACTTCCAGTACCACGACACCTACTTCGTGGTGGCGCACTTCCATTACGTGCTGGTGCCCGGAGCGATCTTCGGCATCTTTGCCTCAGCCTATTACTGGCTGCCTAAGTGGACCGGGCACATGTATGACGAGACCCTCGGCAAGCTGCATTTCTGGATGAGTTTCGTCGGTATGAACCTGGCGTTCTTCCCGATGCACTTTGTCGGCCTGGCCGGCATGCCGCGGCGCATTCCGGACTACAACATGATGTTCGCCAACTTCAACATGGTGTCGAGCATTGGCGCCTTTATGTTCGGTGCCACCCAGTTGCTGTTCCTGTTTATCGTCATCAAGTGCATTCGTGGCGGCAAGCCCGCCGCAGCCAAGCCTTGGGATGGTGCCGAAGGGTTGGAGTGGACGGTGCCGTCGCCTGCGCCCTATCACACCTTCACTACGCCGCCTGAAGTGAAATAG
- a CDS encoding GFA family protein: protein MSAFHQGGCHCGAMRYQFAAPLQDIAHCHCSICRRSTGGIVTTWITVPLASFRWLAGMPREYSSSSSCTRYFCGQCGAHLALFTQLSPETLDVTVATLDAPEQAPADRHIWVQSRLPWLHLDPQLPEEYQELMD from the coding sequence ATGTCTGCTTTCCATCAAGGCGGTTGCCACTGCGGGGCCATGCGCTATCAGTTCGCGGCGCCACTGCAGGACATCGCCCACTGTCATTGCAGCATCTGCCGACGCAGCACGGGTGGCATCGTCACCACCTGGATCACCGTGCCGCTGGCGAGCTTTCGCTGGCTGGCCGGCATGCCGCGCGAGTACTCCTCATCGTCCAGCTGCACGCGCTATTTCTGTGGGCAATGCGGCGCACATCTGGCGTTGTTCACCCAACTCAGTCCGGAAACCCTGGATGTGACCGTCGCAACGCTGGACGCACCGGAGCAGGCCCCGGCGGATCGGCATATCTGGGTGCAAAGCCGTCTGCCCTGGCTGCACCTCGACCCGCAGTTGCCCGAGGAATATCAGGAACTCATGGACTAG
- a CDS encoding cytochrome c oxidase assembly protein, translated as MSEALSTRRLVIRLLLVVVGMFGFGFALVPIYDVMCQAFGINGKTAGAYEAGLQSTDESRQVRVQFLATNAAEMVWEFGPQADELLVHPGESTQMLFVAYNPTDKPMTAQAIPSVAPSKAAAYFHKTECFCFTQQVLQPGERIEMPVRFIVDRDLPADVRHLTLAYTLFDITVRKPPVAQATAP; from the coding sequence ATGAGTGAAGCCCTGTCGACCCGCCGTCTGGTTATCCGCCTTTTACTGGTGGTGGTCGGCATGTTCGGCTTCGGCTTTGCTCTGGTGCCGATCTATGACGTGATGTGCCAGGCCTTTGGTATCAACGGCAAAACCGCCGGGGCCTATGAGGCCGGGTTGCAAAGCACCGATGAGTCGCGCCAGGTGCGGGTGCAGTTTCTCGCCACCAATGCCGCTGAGATGGTCTGGGAGTTCGGTCCTCAGGCCGACGAGCTTCTGGTGCATCCGGGCGAAAGCACGCAGATGCTGTTTGTCGCCTACAACCCCACGGATAAGCCGATGACCGCCCAGGCAATTCCCAGCGTGGCGCCGTCCAAAGCCGCTGCCTACTTTCACAAGACCGAGTGTTTTTGCTTTACCCAGCAGGTACTGCAACCCGGTGAGCGTATCGAAATGCCGGTGCGCTTTATCGTCGATAGAGACTTACCAGCAGATGTTCGCCACCTGACCCTGGCCTACACCTTGTTTGATATCACCGTGCGCAAACCGCCGGTGGCACAAGCGACGGCTCCATAA
- a CDS encoding IS630 family transposase has translation MARPAAPFFLSPSDADMLQGWLRMGSLPQSIGQRARILLLLANGLTPKEISVQLQVSAPVVFKWRKRYQETGLEGLSDLRRSGAPRKLNEAKIKEILTLTTQRVPREATHWSLRLMAKYAGVSIWQVAQVWAAADLKPHRLKTFKISNDPHFADKVVDVVGLYLNPPDNALVLSVDEKTQIQALDRTQPMLPLKPGQIERRTHDYKRHGTASLYAAFDILTGKVIGRITQRHRAKEFLEFLRQIDRSTPAELDLHVILDNSSTHKTAAVREWLEKHPRFKLHFTPTSASWLNAVEGWFAQLERRALYRDAFSSVADLRAAIRRFIEAHNEHSAKPFRWSKTAESIISSVHRAKLAVIRNELLD, from the coding sequence ATGGCCCGGCCAGCAGCCCCATTCTTCTTGAGTCCCAGTGATGCCGACATGCTGCAAGGCTGGTTACGCATGGGATCGCTGCCTCAGAGCATCGGCCAGCGGGCCAGAATTCTGTTGCTGCTGGCCAACGGTCTCACGCCCAAGGAGATCAGCGTGCAGCTGCAAGTCTCTGCGCCAGTGGTCTTCAAATGGCGTAAACGCTACCAGGAGACCGGTCTGGAGGGGCTGAGTGACCTGCGGCGCAGTGGAGCGCCTCGCAAGCTCAACGAAGCGAAGATCAAGGAAATCCTGACGCTGACGACCCAGCGAGTCCCGCGCGAAGCTACCCACTGGAGCCTACGGTTGATGGCCAAGTACGCTGGGGTCAGCATCTGGCAGGTCGCACAGGTGTGGGCTGCTGCCGACCTCAAGCCGCACCGGTTGAAAACCTTCAAGATCAGTAACGACCCGCACTTTGCAGACAAAGTGGTCGATGTCGTCGGGCTCTATTTGAATCCGCCCGACAACGCCCTGGTGCTATCTGTTGACGAAAAAACACAGATCCAGGCGCTGGACCGCACACAGCCCATGCTGCCGCTCAAGCCCGGGCAGATTGAGCGGCGGACGCATGACTATAAGCGCCACGGTACGGCCAGTCTGTACGCAGCCTTTGACATCCTGACGGGTAAGGTCATCGGCCGTATCACCCAGCGGCACAGGGCCAAGGAGTTTTTGGAGTTCCTTCGACAGATCGACCGCAGCACCCCCGCCGAGCTGGACCTGCATGTAATTCTGGACAACAGCTCGACTCACAAGACCGCTGCCGTCAGGGAATGGCTGGAGAAGCATCCCCGTTTCAAGCTGCACTTCACACCGACCAGCGCCTCGTGGCTGAACGCCGTGGAGGGCTGGTTTGCGCAACTGGAAAGACGGGCGCTTTATCGTGATGCCTTCAGCAGCGTGGCTGACCTGAGAGCGGCGATACGTCGCTTCATTGAGGCTCATAACGAACATTCGGCTAAGCCGTTCCGCTGGAGCAAAACGGCTGAGTCGATTATCAGCTCCGTGCATCGAGCAAAGCTGGCTGTAATTCGGAATGAGTTATTGGATTAA
- a CDS encoding twin transmembrane helix small protein, which produces MLKAAIVLLLLATLVSLFSGLFFLVKDEGRTSRVVNALTVRVTLTALTVALIAWGFYSGQLVTHVTW; this is translated from the coding sequence ATGCTCAAAGCCGCGATCGTCCTGTTACTACTGGCTACTCTGGTCAGCCTGTTCAGTGGTCTGTTTTTTCTGGTCAAGGACGAAGGCCGCACCTCACGGGTGGTCAACGCGCTGACTGTGCGCGTGACCCTTACCGCGCTGACCGTTGCCCTTATTGCCTGGGGCTTCTACAGCGGCCAACTGGTCACACATGTCACCTGGTAA
- the coxB gene encoding cytochrome c oxidase subunit II, translated as MMRHPRVWMGLLLWLVFSSAHASWGVNMTPGATEVSRSVFDLHMTIFWICVVIGVIVFGAMFWSMLVHRRSTGQEPAHFHESTTVEILWTVVPLVILVLMAIPATKTLIDIYDSSESELDIQVTGYQWKWHYKYLGEDVEFFSNLTTPKDQINNKATKGEHYLLEVDEPLVVPVGTKVRFLITAADVIHSWWVPALAVKKDAIPGFINESWTRIDEPGIYRGQCTELCGKDHGFMPVVVEVKSKEDYAAWLAERKVAAAAERELTTKEWTMDELMARGEKSYQTNCASCHQPTGEGLPPMFPALKGSAIAKGEAKGHINIVVNGKPGTSMAAFGKQLSEVDIAAIITYERNAWGNAVGDMVTPKDILAFKQAQE; from the coding sequence ATGATGCGACATCCACGAGTCTGGATGGGCCTCCTGTTGTGGCTGGTATTCAGCTCGGCGCACGCCAGCTGGGGCGTCAATATGACGCCGGGTGCCACCGAGGTCAGCCGCTCAGTATTTGACTTGCACATGACGATCTTCTGGATCTGCGTCGTGATTGGCGTAATCGTGTTCGGCGCGATGTTCTGGTCGATGCTCGTCCACCGTCGCTCGACGGGCCAGGAACCTGCGCACTTCCATGAAAGCACCACGGTCGAGATCCTCTGGACGGTCGTGCCGTTGGTGATTCTGGTGCTGATGGCGATACCGGCGACCAAGACCCTGATCGATATCTACGATTCCAGCGAATCCGAGTTGGATATTCAGGTCACGGGCTATCAATGGAAATGGCATTACAAATACTTGGGTGAAGATGTCGAGTTCTTCAGCAACCTGACCACGCCCAAGGATCAGATCAACAACAAGGCTACCAAGGGTGAGCACTACCTGCTCGAGGTGGACGAGCCGTTGGTGGTACCGGTCGGCACCAAAGTGCGCTTTCTGATCACTGCCGCCGACGTGATTCACTCCTGGTGGGTGCCGGCACTTGCGGTGAAGAAGGACGCTATCCCCGGTTTTATCAACGAATCCTGGACGCGTATCGACGAGCCAGGCATCTACCGTGGCCAGTGCACTGAGTTGTGCGGCAAGGATCACGGCTTTATGCCTGTGGTGGTTGAAGTCAAGTCGAAAGAGGACTACGCCGCCTGGCTCGCCGAGCGCAAGGTTGCCGCGGCGGCCGAACGTGAGCTGACTACTAAAGAGTGGACCATGGACGAGCTGATGGCGCGTGGCGAGAAGTCCTACCAGACCAACTGCGCGTCCTGCCACCAGCCAACCGGTGAAGGCCTGCCGCCAATGTTCCCGGCACTCAAAGGCTCGGCCATCGCCAAGGGTGAGGCAAAAGGGCATATCAATATCGTGGTCAACGGCAAGCCGGGCACGTCGATGGCCGCTTTTGGCAAGCAGCTCTCGGAAGTCGATATCGCCGCGATCATCACCTACGAACGCAACGCCTGGGGCAATGCGGTAGGCGACATGGTCACGCCGAAAGACATCCTCGCGTTCAAACAGGCTCAGGAGTAA
- a CDS encoding carbonic anhydrase: MPYKHQLIPLQGRTGTESAEEALQTIVDGFKRFRSEIFPQQEELFKKLATAQNPRAMFITCADSRVVPELITQSSPGDLFVNRNVGNVVPAYGQMMGGVSTAIEYAVLALGVQHIIVCGHSDCGAMKAVLAPETLESMPTVKAWLRHSEVALKVVEANCGCEGHDRLGILTEENVVAQLNHLCRHPSVAARVASGQLFIHGWVYDIETSEIKAYDAEKGEFRLIGDGPLPMATPRARYLPSS; encoded by the coding sequence ATGCCATACAAGCATCAGTTGATTCCGCTGCAAGGGCGCACAGGCACTGAGAGTGCCGAGGAAGCCCTGCAGACCATCGTCGATGGTTTCAAGCGCTTTCGCAGCGAAATCTTTCCGCAGCAGGAAGAACTGTTCAAAAAGCTCGCCACTGCGCAGAACCCGCGCGCGATGTTTATCACCTGCGCCGACTCGCGGGTGGTGCCGGAGTTGATCACTCAGAGCTCGCCGGGCGACCTGTTCGTCAACCGTAACGTTGGCAATGTGGTGCCGGCCTACGGGCAGATGATGGGCGGGGTATCCACTGCCATCGAGTACGCGGTGCTGGCGTTGGGCGTGCAGCACATCATTGTCTGCGGCCACTCTGACTGCGGTGCGATGAAGGCCGTGCTGGCCCCCGAAACCCTGGAGAGCATGCCGACGGTGAAGGCCTGGCTGCGCCACAGCGAAGTGGCGCTCAAGGTGGTCGAGGCGAACTGCGGCTGCGAAGGCCATGACAGGCTGGGCATTCTCACCGAGGAGAACGTGGTGGCGCAGCTTAATCACCTGTGCCGCCACCCGTCGGTGGCGGCACGCGTGGCCAGCGGCCAGCTGTTTATCCACGGCTGGGTGTATGACATCGAAACCAGCGAGATCAAGGCTTACGACGCGGAGAAAGGCGAATTCCGCCTGATCGGCGACGGCCCACTGCCGATGGCCACCCCCCGCGCGCGCTACCTGCCAAGCAGCTAG
- a CDS encoding PA0069 family radical SAM protein → MSVSLPPRGRGTASNPHNRFASQRIIATDDGWLQEVPPSRATEVRSETAKSIITRNQSPDLPFDRSLNPYRGCEHGCIYCYARPSHAYWDLSAGLDFETKLIAKTNAVALLEQQLSKPGYVCAPINLGSNTDPYQPIERQHLLTRNSLKVLLDYRHPVTIVTKGALILRDLDLLTELAQQRLVAVMISLTTLDDELKRIMEPRAAAPAARLRAIRVLRDKRIPVGVLCSPMIPMINDMELEHLLTAAKEAGAQSANYMLLRLPREVAPLFEEWLQAHYPQRAEHVLSLIRQSRGGALYDSRFGQRFRGEGAFAELLAQRFAQASKRLGLNRREAFNLDCTRFCPPGGQLALL, encoded by the coding sequence ATGTCCGTTTCTCTGCCCCCACGCGGTCGCGGTACCGCCAGTAATCCGCATAACCGCTTTGCCTCGCAGCGCATTATCGCCACTGACGATGGCTGGCTGCAGGAGGTGCCGCCCAGCCGGGCGACCGAGGTGCGCAGTGAAACCGCGAAAAGCATCATCACCCGCAACCAGTCTCCGGACCTGCCGTTTGACCGCTCGCTCAATCCCTACCGCGGCTGTGAACATGGCTGCATTTATTGCTACGCCAGGCCCAGCCACGCTTACTGGGACCTGTCGGCAGGGCTGGATTTCGAAACCAAGCTGATCGCCAAGACCAATGCCGTGGCCCTGCTTGAACAGCAGCTGAGCAAGCCTGGCTATGTCTGTGCGCCGATCAACCTGGGTTCCAACACCGATCCTTATCAACCGATCGAGCGTCAGCACCTGCTGACTCGCAACAGCCTCAAGGTACTGCTCGACTACCGTCACCCAGTCACTATCGTCACCAAGGGTGCGTTGATTCTGCGCGATCTCGATCTGCTCACCGAGCTGGCGCAGCAGCGTCTGGTGGCGGTGATGATCAGCCTGACCACTCTGGACGACGAACTCAAACGCATCATGGAACCGCGCGCCGCTGCGCCGGCAGCGCGCCTGCGGGCGATCCGCGTACTGCGTGACAAGCGTATTCCGGTCGGTGTGCTGTGCTCGCCGATGATCCCGATGATCAACGACATGGAACTGGAGCACTTGCTGACGGCTGCCAAGGAGGCTGGTGCGCAAAGTGCCAATTACATGCTGTTGCGCCTGCCGCGTGAAGTAGCGCCGTTATTCGAAGAGTGGTTGCAGGCGCACTATCCGCAGCGCGCCGAGCATGTACTGAGCCTGATCCGGCAGAGCCGTGGCGGCGCGCTTTATGACAGCCGCTTTGGTCAGCGTTTTCGTGGTGAAGGGGCGTTTGCCGAACTGCTCGCGCAACGTTTTGCCCAGGCCAGCAAGCGCCTGGGCCTGAATCGACGCGAAGCGTTTAACCTGGACTGCACGCGCTTCTGTCCGCCGGGTGGTCAGCTTGCGCTGCTCTAA
- a CDS encoding cytochrome c oxidase subunit 3, with protein sequence MSSHETHESYYVPAQSKWPIIATLGMLFSVYGVGTWFNDMKADRADSNGPLIFFIGGLFLAYMLFGWFGNVIKESRSGMYSPQMDRSFRWGMSWFIFSEVMFFAAFFGVLFYVRTWAGPWLGGEGDKGIANMLWPGFEYSWPLLNTPDPKLYPAPSGTISAWGLPLINTILLVTSSFTLTFAHHALRKNHRKPLALWLALTVILGIAFLVLQVEEYIHAYTELGLTLGSGIYGATFFMLTGFHGAHVTLGALMLSIMLIRVIRGHFSPEQHFGFEAAAWYWHFVDVVWIGLFVFVYVL encoded by the coding sequence ATGTCGAGTCACGAAACTCACGAAAGCTATTACGTCCCGGCCCAGAGCAAGTGGCCGATCATCGCCACCCTGGGCATGCTGTTTTCGGTGTACGGTGTAGGCACCTGGTTTAACGATATGAAGGCCGATCGCGCCGACTCCAACGGCCCGCTGATCTTCTTTATCGGTGGGTTGTTTCTCGCCTATATGCTGTTCGGCTGGTTCGGCAATGTGATCAAGGAAAGCCGCTCCGGCATGTACAGCCCGCAGATGGATCGCTCATTCCGCTGGGGCATGAGCTGGTTCATCTTCTCCGAGGTGATGTTCTTCGCCGCGTTCTTCGGTGTGTTGTTCTACGTGCGCACCTGGGCCGGTCCCTGGCTCGGTGGGGAAGGCGACAAGGGCATCGCCAACATGCTTTGGCCGGGCTTCGAGTACAGCTGGCCGTTGCTCAACACGCCTGATCCGAAGCTCTACCCGGCACCCAGTGGCACCATCAGCGCCTGGGGTCTGCCGCTGATCAATACCATTCTGCTGGTCACTTCCAGCTTCACCCTGACCTTTGCCCACCACGCGTTGCGCAAGAACCACCGCAAACCGCTGGCTCTGTGGCTGGCACTGACAGTGATTCTCGGCATCGCCTTTCTGGTACTGCAGGTCGAGGAGTACATCCATGCCTACACCGAACTGGGCCTGACTCTTGGCTCGGGCATCTACGGCGCAACCTTCTTTATGCTCACTGGCTTTCACGGTGCCCACGTGACCCTGGGGGCGCTGATGCTGAGCATCATGCTGATTCGGGTGATCCGTGGTCATTTCAGCCCCGAGCAGCACTTCGGCTTCGAGGCGGCGGCCTGGTATTGGCACTTTGTGGATGTGGTTTGGATTGGTCTGTTTGTCTTCGTTTATGTGCTGTGA